From the genome of Pseudonocardia sp. EC080619-01:
GAAGTCGAGCAGCGCCCGGTTGAACTCCTCGGCGTGCGTGGCGTTGAGGCCGTGCGGCCCGCCCTCGATCAGCGCGAGCTGCGCGCCCTTGATCGACTCGTGGGACCGCTTGCCGGAGACCTCGAACGGCACGATCCCGTCCGAGTCGCCGTGGATCACCAGGGTGGGTACGCCCGCGTCGGACACCTTCTGCACGTCGCCGCGCAGGTCGGTCCGGCCGAACGCGGTGATGCAGTCCAGCGTGCCCTTCGGCGAGGCGAACTCGGCGATCGCCCGGTGGTACAGCCGGTTCGGCTCGCTGATCAGGTCGGTCCGGTCCCCGGCCGCGAAGAAGCCCGTCGTGAACTCCTCGAGGAACGCGATCCGGTCGCCGGTCACGCCGGCCTGGAACTGCTCGATGGTGGCGTCGTCGAGCCCGCCGTCCGGCTTGTCGTCGGACTTGTACAGGTAGGGCGGCACGGCGGCGGCGAGCACCGCCTTCGCGACCCGGTCGGTGCCGTGCCTCGCGATGTAGCGGACGACCTCGCCGCCGCCCATCGAGAAGCCGACCAGCGTCGCCTCGCGCAGGTCCAGGTGGACGAGCAGGGCGTGCAGGTCGTCGGCGAAGGTGTCGTAGTCGTAGCCGTCCCACGGCTGGGAGGACCCACCGAAGCCGCGGCGGTCGTAGGTGACGACCCGGTGACCGGCCTCGACCAGTGCCGGGACCTGCTTCTCCCAGGACCGGCCGGACAGCGGCCAGCCGTGGACCAGGACGACCGGGGCGCCGGAGCCCTGGTCGGTGTAGTGGAGTTCGACCGGGGTGCCGTTCTGGTTGCCGACGCT
Proteins encoded in this window:
- a CDS encoding alpha/beta fold hydrolase, producing MPQLSVGNQNGTPVELHYTDQGSGAPVVLVHGWPLSGRSWEKQVPALVEAGHRVVTYDRRGFGGSSQPWDGYDYDTFADDLHALLVHLDLREATLVGFSMGGGEVVRYIARHGTDRVAKAVLAAAVPPYLYKSDDKPDGGLDDATIEQFQAGVTGDRIAFLEEFTTGFFAAGDRTDLISEPNRLYHRAIAEFASPKGTLDCITAFGRTDLRGDVQKVSDAGVPTLVIHGDSDGIVPFEVSGKRSHESIKGAQLALIEGGPHGLNATHAEEFNRALLDFLAG